The nucleotide window GAAGGTGTTGCCGAACCTAATAATAGAACTCCGTTTTGCATTTCACAGCGTTTCTTTGCTACCTCTATCGTATTATACTTAGGATGAGTTTCCGATTTATAAGATAGCTCATGTTCTTCATCAATAATAACAATACCTAATTGACTAAAAGGTGCGAAAACTGCAGATCTTGGTCCTAGAACAACTTTTATTTGCCCATCTCTCGCGCCCTTCCAAACAGTAAGTCTCTCAGTTTGATTTAAGCGGCTATGGGTTACACCCACTAAGCTTCCAAACCTGCTTTTGAACTTGTGAACCATCTGAGGTGTTAAGGCGATTTCTGGCACCAATACAATCGCTTCTTTTCCTTGGTGTAAGACCTCTTCGATAAGCTGCATATATACTTCTGTCTTACCACTTCCAGTAACACCTTGAAGTAAATACTGGCTAAATTTATTTTCACATATTGACGAAATAATTTTATTATAAACTTTTTGTTGCTCATACCCTAAGGTTAAAGGCTCTTCCAACAAGAATTCTTCGTCATCATCTTCTTTATCTCCAGGTTCGCTATAACGAATAATTCCCTTCTTTAGCAACGTATTAATAACCGATGCTGGTATCATTCCCTTTAGACTCTTTACATTTGTTACACCATGACAATAAAGGTAATGAAGCAATTCATACTGGCGTTTATAACCACGTTTCTTAACTTCCTCTATAACTTTATCAATAGTATTGTAATCAGCTATGTCTAGATAGCGTTCTGCATTAATTAATTGTTTTGGAATGATGGTCTGTAAACATGAGGAAAGAGTAGCTAAATAACGATCTTTCATCCACCTAGCTAAAAGGATTAATTCTTCACTAATAGCTTCTTCCTCATCCAACACTTCTTTAATGGTCTTGACCTTATCTTCTTCCCATGAAAGATGTTGACCTATACCAATTATATATCCTGTTTCATAACGATTCCCATATCCAAATGGAACGCTGACACGTTTACCTACTTGTGCTTTTTGAATCAATTCAGTAGGAATTTTATATTGAAAAATCTTATCTAACGTTGCAACGTTGATGGATATGATCACATCAGCATAGGTATTTTGCATGAAAACTCATTCCTATTCATCTACTCTAAATAAATTTAATTTACCGTCTTTCATTTCATTAACTGCTACACTTAATGGTTTTTTACCTTGCACGTTAACTAATGCTTCATCACCTTGTATAATTTGACGTGCTCTTTTAGCTGTGGCGATTACAATTGAGTAACGGCTTTTTATAGCTTCATCACCATTTCTCTTAATCTCCTCATTAATAGTTTCCATTAATTCCGTATAAGATGGATGTAACATTTAATCGACTCCTTCATTTCTATAATTTCTATAATTTCTATATGACTTTTTATCAGGTCAAAGCCACAAATCACTAAGTGATATTTTCTTCACACTTGCTTATATGATTTTGATCAAATTTCTCTATTCTTATTATTCAGAGAGTACAGTCATAAATTGCTCTTTTAAGCGTTCAGGTAATTCCATAGCATTCTTCACATGCATGTGTTCAGATACAACAATGGTATGAATATCTTTTGCACATTGTTTTACATCTTCATTTATAACAATATAATCGTAATCTTTAATCATGTCAACCTCTTCATAGGCTCTTTGAATACGTTTTTGAACTACTTCAGAGGTTTCAGTCCCCCTACCTATAAGACGCTTCTTCAATTCGTTAATACTTGGAGCAGTAACAAAAATTAATATTGCTTCGGGGCATTGTTCTAAAATTTTAAATGCTCCCTGAACTTCTATTTCTAAGATGACGTCTTTCC belongs to Vallitalea okinawensis and includes:
- the gmk gene encoding guanylate kinase produces the protein MNSHKGLLIVISGFSGAGKGTVVKELVEQYDYALSISATTRQPRMNERNGEHYFFIDKEDFEEKIKKEKFFEWAEYCNHYYGTPKDFVYERINEGKDVILEIEVQGAFKILEQCPEAILIFVTAPSINELKKRLIGRGTETSEVVQKRIQRAYEEVDMIKDYDYIVINEDVKQCAKDIHTIVVSEHMHVKNAMELPERLKEQFMTVLSE
- the rpoZ gene encoding DNA-directed RNA polymerase subunit omega yields the protein MLHPSYTELMETINEEIKRNGDEAIKSRYSIVIATAKRARQIIQGDEALVNVQGKKPLSVAVNEMKDGKLNLFRVDE